GCATTAGCAACTGGTGCTGAAACTTCCATTCAGAACTATCTGAGCCTTAAGCCAAACTACTTGGTTGTGTAAAAGATTATGACTGCTTTCCACAATAGTTCCACAAGAGAAATATCTAAGACTACTGAATATTTATGTCATTTCAGACAACTAGGAATTACGTGGACTAGTAATTTATTCAGCAAGAATAAATCAtcaatttttcagttttatgcaCATAAAAGCATTGGCAAAAATATGCCAGCACAATGTTTTTGGTCTGAAGTCATGTCAGCATTTAACAATAGTCACCTTATATcgcaaaatatttgtgtgagGTGAAAATGCAAGAAGTCCCATCACAAGCTGCACTTCTGCCATCTGATCACCTTCTACACCACTAAAATGCTTTCGAGCATGTCtggcagaaagacagaaagtgaCACTTGGTCTAAACATCTGTAACTAAATTATGAAAGAAGTcaagaaaattatcttttttctcaaataatcACTAAGAAAAATCTTAATCCGCTGCTTAAGTATGCATAGTTTCAACAACCAAGCTAGTAAgagataaatatttcactttttggcttacatttcaaaaaaaaactgcaacattttttttaaactgtcgtATCCATAGTACTAAAACAAAGTGAAACAAACTTCAGAACAGGCCACAAACTACAGAAGATGCACTGAAACAGAATAATTGGTACATAAGAAAGGGGAGACAATAAGTGAGAAGTGACTGgtgaaaatgaatgaaactCACCTGACTGCCTCCAGTCGGTTGTTGTTGCGAACATACTCAATGAACTCCTGTTTTCGTATGTTGAATTCTAAGTTACTCTGTCCAAGGCAAAGTAGAGTAAACATAGCAAAATAAGTTTTGCAAGCTTTGATTAGTTGTCAAAATCTATTAGAGGAGGAAACAACTAAAAtgatacaattaaaataatgaccATTATTGCCTACAGTAAAGCGAGACCTTAACTATTAGGCAGTGCAAAGATTACAAACAACCTTGAATTTGCGTAATTTGGATTTGTTCTCATAACACCAGGATAAGCAAGGTCCAGTCTCTCTGCGCTTCAGTGACTCTTCCACCTCTCTTGACATCATAAACAGTTCGATATTGGTCAGATCCTGCACACAATTTATACATCATAAACAATCCAATACTGAGAGATCTGATGCACAGATGCATAATTAACGTACCTACTTAAAATCAGTGTCACCATTCACACAGTTATCTCCAGTTCTCTTCTTACTGATCTCCATGAAATGAACTAGGTAAAGTATGTAACTTAAAATACTTGTCTTTATCATTGATGGGGCAGAACACAATAAGCTGTTAACTCCTCTAGTCAGTTCACCTCAATGTTGGAATGCTTTGCCAGCATAACAGCAATATTGTAGTAGCCTGCTCGGAGACAGTATTCCACTAGCATGCGATCCAGTCGTGTCTTGTGCCATAAAGGAAGCTGCTGTTCACAGAATGAACTGACTGCTTGAAGATGATCAACACGACGCTTTATGCTGCGTGTAGACTCAATTTCAGTATGAATGTTTTCATCTGCCtgaaacacacagacatgcaaatatatgtatacatgcacacatctgAGCTccagcacacacatatatacgtACATTTTTACCAGAACTTATGCTCGTTaggatataaatatttcaaatgttgCTTTCAgtcattcattattattaagctcagTCAAGTTACAGTAATGgtcttatattttattatattaagaTTTTGACCCAACAAAACCACAGTGAATATAGGATTTATCAATGcatagaaatgtttgtaaatcatgtaagaAAGCATTATatcttttgaagaaaatttcTCTCAATGGAGTCTGCACTGCACAGTAAATTCTGTACTTCGTGGTCAAATCAACTGAGGTCAGTGGTCAAACTGACTCTGGTTGTAGTCGAACTGGTAAATGGTTTAATTGACTAGTGACCAACAAGACACATAAAGCAGatattttatcaacatttgctaccatacatgcacataaaaaagTACTCTTTCAAGcataaaaattctaaaattttaagtataaaaaaaCTAGACCTTTCTTTTCAACATCGACAGATTTTCCACCATGGTACCGAGGACAGAGGTTACCTCCCCTGCTGTAACAGGCCGCTGTAGACACTTTTCAAGATCATTTCCTGTCATCTGCACTCGGGACACTTCACGATCAATTGCCTTCTGAGCAGCTCGAAATCGTTTGTTAAGAACCTCGTAAGGCACCTACAGATAATTCAGTATTATTGTAGAGCAACCAAAAAAATGCATGTGCAAATATGAGCATACAATCTGCTAAAATTGGCTACCTAATAGAAAGTAATTATACTAAAGAGAGCAAATGACATCACCAACATTCAGAGTTCCTTTCTCTAATTTCACTATCACTCCATTTATTCATCTCCCCAATGTAAAAATCACAGatataaaactttcaaaaaaataattctgagtCTCTTCAACTTTCACATGCAGTCCATTCATTGTCTATAAACAAATAAGAGAGTTTATAGAAAACAGAAAGGTAAAAACCCACTGTTAAGGATTCCTATGCATTTCTCtgataaattttatatattttcatcaACTGGATGATGACTAAATTTTGCACAATTAGcctttattcattatttttttcataaaaattttaatttattggtAGTAATGTgagaaaagatgtttttcatgcttttataAGAGATGTAATTGTCAAACATAGACgttgacacatttttttaaaaaatataaaattattgggGATTTGGGGGGTTAGCGGTAGTTGCATGAATGTTGTAAACTATAAATAGCCAGGAGGGTGACAACAATGGAATGATTGTAGGCAGTCAGGTCTTGGCGAACCATTTGACAGTTTAACATCCTGAGCcacaataaaattctgaaagtCATAAATTTCTTACTTggcttcttttcatttcttttctagGCAAAATTCCATGACCTCCACTTCCCATGACTTACAGccaattaaattaaaaagcacAACAGATCATAAAGCTTGAGCTCTTGTACCATCATCAACACAAGAGTTTACATTGTCTGCtcctcttcttgatgttgatagtGTTTAGTCTCAATCTATAAGTTAACATGGAAAATTCATCTTCAAACAGTCCAGAtatattgtcttttctttcaacgatcatagagaaagtagttttgacacggCTCTGGGCTTACTTTCAAGAGTACCAGCCATgccccatgctcagtcagcatacagaccttttcacagtactgaaactacttttTAAAGTAACCTCcaacatattatctgcccttgacagtgatgatgtttctgccttaactctactggacctgtctgctgcatttaaCATCATCGACCAcactctgctccttcatagactacacacctcTATGGggtttctggacctgcac
This sequence is a window from Pomacea canaliculata isolate SZHN2017 linkage group LG5, ASM307304v1, whole genome shotgun sequence. Protein-coding genes within it:
- the LOC112563842 gene encoding macrophage erythroblast attacher-like, with amino-acid sequence MADVKSLEHGTLKVPYEVLNKRFRAAQKAIDREVSRVQMTGNDLEKCLQRPVTAGEVTSVLGTMVENLSMLKRKADENIHTEIESTRSIKRRVDHLQAVSSFCEQQLPLWHKTRLDRMLVEYCLRAGYYNIAVMLAKHSNIEDLTNIELFMMSREVEESLKRRETGPCLSWCYENKSKLRKFKSNLEFNIRKQEFIEYVRNNNRLEAVRHARKHFSGVEGDQMAEVQLVMGLLAFSPHTNILRYKGLFADSRWDELVKQFREENFRLHQLNNTSVFTAALQAGLSSLKTPHCYKDTCQRNSNCPVCSRHLNELAQPLPFAHCANSRLICTITGHSLNEHNPPMMLPNGYIYGQAALLRMAADNDGRVVCPRTREIYTLDEAEKVFVM